DNA sequence from the Paenibacillus physcomitrellae genome:
GGAGCTGTTACTTAAGCATGACTGAAACTGAAGAAACTCCCTTTCGGCCCGAAGAATATTCGGATGAATACTGGATGCGTTTCGCCATAGAAGAGGCCGAGAAAGCCGAAGCCATCGGCGAAGTGCCTATTGGGGCTATTGTTGTTAAAAATAACGAGATTATCGGCCGCGGCCATAATCTCAGGGAAACTACGCATGATTCGACCGCTCATGCCGAAATGATTGCAATCCGCCAGGCCAGCGAGAAGCTGGGCGCCTGGCGGCTGCTGGACTGCCGGCTGTACGTGACGCTCGAGCCGTGCCCCATGTGCGCAGGCGCCATGGTGCAATGCCGGCTGCCGGTCGTTATCTACGGAACGACCGACCCTAAAGCCGGCTGTGCGGGCACGCTGATGAACCTGCTTCAGGAATCCCGCTTCAACCATCGGACAGAGGTCATCGCGAACGTACTCCAGGAGGAGTGCAGCTCCCTGCTGAGCAATTTCTTCCGGCGGCTGCGCCGGAAATAAACCGAAGAGCCCGCGCTGGAGGATTCCCCGGCACGGGCTCTTGTACTTGAAATATAAGATGGCCGATCACATAGCCGTCTTTATATATTTTATCCTGATGTTAGTGGATATCTCGTTTCTTAAAGCGTCCGCCTTTGACGTCGTGAATGTTGCCGACAGCCAGAAAGGCGTTTTCATCAAAATGATTCACAATCTCCTTCAGCTTAGCCTCTTCCAAACGAGTAATAACGCAGAAGATGACCCGTTTCGGATCTCCCGAGAAACCACCCTCGCCGGATAAATAAGTAACCCCGCGGCCAAGCCTGCTTAGAATAGCATCGCCAATGTCCTGAATGCGATCGCTGATAATCCATACCGATTTGGACTCGTTTAAGCCGTCCACCGTAATATCAATCGCTTTGGAAGCAATATAGTAAGCCAGGATAGAGAACAATGCAGAATTCCAGTTAAACACAAAACCTGTACTTCCCAGGATGAACAGGTTGAAGAACATAATGATCTCACCGACTGAGAACGGCAGCTTCTTCGCCAGCAGTATGGCTATAATCTCTGTCCCGTCCAAAGACCCGCCAAAGCGAATGGCGATGCCTGAACCAAGTCCCAGCAGAATGCCTCCAAACACAAACGCAAGCAATGTATCCTGCACGACCCCGTCTACGTGGTGCAGCAGAACGGTCACCACTGACATCACGGAAATCCCCAGCAAAGTGGATAAAGCAAACGTTTTGCCGATCTGCCTGTAACCGATCAGCAGAAAGGGAAGATTGAGCAGGAACAGGAATAAACCCAGAGACCAGCCGCTCAGATGGGCGGCGATGACTGCTATACCGGTAATGCCTCCGTCCGTAATCCGGTTAGGAACGAGAAACAGCTCCAGCGCTACCGCATAAATAACCCCGCCGATAATAATCGATAGGCACCTGCCTAAAATATTGGCCAGCGAACGCCTGTTATGCTGCTTGGGAGGCAGCGGAAATTGCTGCAGGCCATGTTCGCCGTTGGCTAAATGGAACATATCATTACACCTCTCTTCCGTAAAGTGTAGACCTCAGACTCCGTTTAGACTCAATTCGAAGCCCTTATGACCAGTTTCTCACATGGGGCCCTATTCTTTTATTATGACATTAATTTATTCGGATGTCTGCTGTTAACTTGCTTCACATCAAAGTAAATTGCAATTCTCTTCAAGTGGGGGTGAAAAAAGAAGCTGCCCGAAAGTCTAAACGGCTTTCAAGGCAGCTTAAGTCAGATCAGGAGGGTACTGCTTTAACTGGCATGATCAGTTGTAAAGATTAAGCTCGGAAATGGACCACCACCAGGCCGGCTCGTCTTCAGTTTGAACAATCTTCACATAACGAGCCGTTTGAACCGGGAAGGTCTCTTCAATATAAGCTGAGCTGCCGGCTTGCTGAGCCAGCGGGGCCCACTGCTCCCCGTCTTCAGAAACCAGAATCTGATAGCCGCGGGCATAGTCATTGCTGCTTCCCGCCGAGTCCATCGTCAGTTTCTTGAAGCTCTTCAGACTGCCGAGATCAATCTGGATCCATTGGTCAGGTGTTTGCCCCGTGCCAGTCGTCCACCGGGAACCCAGATCCCCGTCGATCAAACTCTTCAGGGAAGCTCCGTCGTCATAAGTCGAAGACGTTACGGTCCAGTCCGTGCGGTCAAGCGCCATAGGTTCAGAATCAGGTTCACCCTCGTCATCCGGGAGATACGGAGTAAGATCCGCTGTGAAGAGCTTCAGCTCGGAGATCGACCACCAATGCGAGTCCGATCCCGTTTGCACGATCTTCAGATAACGGGCGGTCTGCAGCGGGAACGCCGCTGTTACCTGCGGCCCTTTGCCATCGCCGGAAGCGACCGGGCTGCCCCAGTTCTCGCCGTCATGGGAAACATAAATCTCGTAGCCTCTTGCGTAGTCGTCATGGCTATGGCCGCTGTCCATGGCGATCTGATCGAAGGTTTCTTCAGTGCCCAAATCAAGAACGACAAAGTCGCCGTTTTGCTGTTCACTGCCGCTTGACCAGCGGGTATCCGGATTTCCATCCAGCATTGCCTGAGCACTTTCGCCTCCTGCCGTAGAAGAAGCCTCTGCAGTCCAGCCGTTAGGCTCAAGCGGTTTTTGTTTGCCATTGCCGTAATTATGAACGTTCAGCTCGGCAACTGACCACCATTTATCGGCTTCTCCCGTTTGCAGGATGCGGATAAACCGGGCATGCTGCACAGGGAAAGTAATCGACATCGTTCCCGGTTCACCGTTCCCTCCGGTTACCGCCGGTCCCCAGTTCTCCCCGTCTTCGGAAACAAACAGCTTATAACCGCGCGGATAATCATTTGCGGAGTTGCCGGGATTCAAAGTAACCGTATCAAAACTTTGAGCACTGCCTAAATCCACTTGCACCCATTGTCCGTTGGCCTGGGTACGCCCGTTTGTCCAAAGCGTATTGCCGTCCCCATCCAGCATGTTGGCCGTGATATCGCCGCCTTGTGTGGAGGAAGCCGTCACCGTCCAGCCGGAACGGTCGTCCAGGGCGCTGTCGTCGTTACCCGTAGGGGCTTCAGCGGAAGATGCGCCGAACTGGGCAAGCTTGATTTCGGAAATCGACCACCAGCTGTCATTAGGTTCGGTCAGGATGATTTTGATAAATTGAGCCGTCTGCAAGGCCGGGAAGGATACGGCAATACTTGGCGAGCTTCCGTTACCGCTCGCTGCAGGCTCGCCCCAATCCTGCCCATCCTTGGATACATAAACTTCATAACCATGGGCGTAATCGTTCCAGTTGCCGCCCGAGTTCATGAACAGCGTATCGAAGGACTGCTCGGAACCCAGATCGATTTGCAGCCAGTCGCCGGTTTCCTGCGTTTTGCCGGAAGACCAGCGCGTCGACAAATCATTGTCGGTCAGGTGCTCTACAGGCTCTCCGGTTTTGGAGGCCGTAATCGTCCAGTCGGAACGATCCAGGTATTTGATACCTTTGGACGGATCGGGACCGTCAAGAACGGTATTTTTCAGCGGATTTACCGAAACTAGTGCATTCGCATATACCGTTGCGGAGCCCAAGGCACCGTCTTTATTGAAGAAATGAATTGTTTTGGCGCTTTCCGAAGGATTCCAGATTTGCGCCGTGTACACGCCGTCTTTGTTATACACGGTTACCGCCGGATCGTCAGCCCAAATATCAGGGCTCCGCTCGCCAAGCGATTCCATGCTGTGTACAAACCAGTAAGCATTATAGGTTTCATTTTGCTGCATGTTTGTGGTATCCCACTTGCTCAGCACGGCATCCGGATCGCTGATCGATTCGAACGGCCAGATAATATGAGACCAGCCTCCCAGCGGTTTGCCGTTCATATCTTTGACCAGACCTTGGTACAAAGCGGCTGCTTTTTCAGGCTGGCGGCCGTAATAAGTCATCCATTCAGCAGGCGGAAGCCAGTGAATGCCGTAGACATTTTCCGGTTCACCGGAGAAGTACGTAGCAAAGGCCGTCGCACTGCCGTATACCTGGCCTGCGGTGGCATGGTTGTAGCCTTCCACCCAGTTGTCGCCGTCATAGTTAAACCAGTATTGCTCGACTGCTTTTTCTTCCGTTGTAAATCCCCAAATACCGGCATCGCGGTACATATCGTTATCAGTCACCATACCCCACATGTATTCACCGACCCAGCTGAACAAAGCTTCGCCGGCTGCTTCCTGGTTGTTGCCGCTGTGGTTATCTGCATAACCGCCGGCCCAGGAATGACCTTCATAAGGGTCAAAGTTGCGGAACCATGGGAACTGGCTGTCATTTCTGTTCGGATTGGCGTAATCCCGAATCAGGGTTTCGACCATACCGCCGTAATCATGCAGGAATTCTTTGTCGTAGGTCGCAAGGACGGCCGAAGCAAAGATGTAGTATCCGTACGTGAAATGGTGGTCGGTCAGACCGGTGTTGATTCCGAATCCAGTCGCATAAGACATCAGGGAACCCCAATATTCGGAGTAGTGGAAATAATAAGAATGCAGTTTTTCTTCAGGCGAATAAGTATACCAGTCCGTCAGAATGGTCTTTAAATCCTTCAAATACTGGTCTCTGCGTTCGGTGTCCCCAAGCTGGTCACTGATCAGCACCGCCAAAGCAAGCGGATGCAGCTTTTTACCCTGCCAGTAAGGATCCTCGACCATAAAGCCGTTGGCCAGATCCGCATCCAGCTGATCTAGGTAAGCTACCAATTGGGCACGGGAATAAGTCGAATCGTTGGGTTCAACGAATTGTGGAACTATGCCGTTAAAACGGTCCGATGTCGTAAACGTATTGCCCATTCTTACTTTAAGAGTGCCGCGGATGGATGGATAGCTAAGATCGGTAAGCGGCGTGTTCGAGATTTTCCACTGATGCGGGAGCAAAGTCATGATGGTGTCGGCCGAGAAACCGGGACGTTTCACTTCGGTAGAAGTCGTGAAGTTGGTAGTTACAAGCGAAGCTTGCTCGTCGAAGTTGTAGTCCACTCTTGTATCCGTCACAAAAGCATAGGCATGCTGATAAAATTCACCCAGTTCGGACGCGGAAGGGAGCGCCGCGAGGGACAGGTAATTTTCACCGGAGCCCAGCTTGATCTTGATCGTATTGCCAAGCTTCATGAAAGTGGTGCCTTCAGGAGCAAAGATGCCGTAATCACGAACGAAGGTTTGCGGCGTAGGCGCTTTGTCCTTGTTGGTTACTTCCAGGCCGATGTGGTCCGCCGTATAGACGTCACCATCGTTAACCAGCACTGGATTGTTGTTATCGTCAAACAAACGGGTGATGACCGGTGATTGAACGATTACGGCATCCGGATTTTCGTACGTATTGTAAATGAAAGGCGATCCTTTTACAAAGGTGGTGCTCATTTTCGCCGTATCGTCATCGCTGAGGATCACACTGGCCGAATAGTCGCCATAACCCGAAATTTTTGTTTCTATGTTCGCAGGATTGATATTGTTGCTGGAAAGGTAAAGATCCGGATCGCCGTCGGCATCGATGGAATCGCCATGAGCGAAACCGGCGCCAGGGTTCAAAATCGCAAGTCCCTGTTTCGTATACCAGTTCTTGAGCGGCAGGGTCACCAGGCTGTTGCCGTCGCCAAGATTGGAGATCAGGATAGATTGCCACCAGTCGTTAGACGGGATGGGTGTATCAATGTTTGAGGTTCGATATGTAGGGTTCTTGGGTTCTAGTTGTGTAATATCGTTAATTTCGTAGCTGCCTGCTCCTACTTGTACTGCAGAGGCAGTCGGTATGTCTGGGATGTCATAGGTTGGCTTCGGATCGCCGTCACGGTAGGCATGCACTTCAAACTCAAACAACGAAAAACCATTTGTGGTTCCGCGCGCAATGCCGGCCATTTTTACATAACGGGTTTTAGCGTACACCGGAATGTTTTCCTTGCCGCCGTTGCCGTTCAGCTGACGATAAATCGTGGTCCAGTGCTCGGCGTCGTCCGATACTTGAATGTCGTAGGCCCGTCCAAAAGCGTTTTCCCAGTTGAACGCTACGCTGCCGATTTCGCTTTCCTGTCCCAGATCCACATAGATCCACTCGTTATCTTTATAGATGGAAGACCAGCGTGTATTTGGATCTCCATCGGTAACATTTTTAGCCAGGTAGTTTCTTTCTTCCATTTTAGCTTTGTCTTCAGCCGATCTGCTTGGCTCGTCAATCTCCAAAGAAGATGCCACTACATTCTTGTTCAAAGCCAGATTCGGGGCAGCTGGTTTCGGAGGGCCGCCAACGCCGCCAGTTCCGTATACACTGAATTCGAAAATGGAAACCCCGTAAGCCTGCTGTGCCCGCTCCGTACTGTAGAGACGGACATAACGGCCTGTACCGGATACGTCTGTGCTTACTTCACCGGCTTTCCCATGAATGACCGGGGAAATATCGCTCCAATGAAGTTCATCATCAGAAGTCTGAATGGTGTACGCGCTGGAATAGGCGTTTTCCCAATTTATGGTCACCTTGCTGAGGGTGGCGCTGGCGCCCAAATCCACATAAATCCACTGCGGATCCTTCTGCCATTCACTTTCCCAGCGGCTGTTCGTATTTCCGTCAACGGCCAGATCTGGTGTATTGCCGCCAAGCGAAGATGATGCATAAACCGGACGGTTTAGGGAAAGCAAGTAAGCATCCCGGTCAGCCGCCTGGGCGGTTAACGCTGATAAAGACGGTACACTGCCGATCAGCAGGAGCAGCGCCGTTAAGGCATGCGCCCAAAGGACACGTGTTCTGCTTTTTGCTGCAAAAAACTTGTTCATGTCTACTCTCCTTTGTACTGGAATAATTAGAACAGTGGTTAATTATAAACGTTTTTATTTCACTGCTCTATTATTTTTATCGGCTCTCGCTGATTGTTTTTTGGCACCTTGACGCGTTAAACCCACAAAGATGAGAGTTAGGAACTACAATTGATTTATAAATTTGCATAAAAAGTAAAATAAGATCGGACCTAAGTCCGACCCTCTAGTAAAAAAAACCTGTTTATTTCTTCCATAAATTAGATAAAACCAACAATCCCTCTTCTTATGAAGATCTGCCTTCTACTATCCTAGAAACGAGAGGTAAGGCAGACGGCCGGTTGTCCGTTAACCCTCCGGATTGTTATGACTGACGTGATTCCGGGTCTTCACTTTCTTGGAACCGGACAGCGGCTCAGGACCGCCGTTTCCTTTATGACGCTCCTGCTTTGGCTGTACGCCGGGAACCGGCATGCTTTTCGGTTTGCTCATCCCTTTCCCCTCCTTAATAAATGAATTACAGAAGGACAAATCTGAGCGGGCAGAGCCCGGGTGACCTTGGTTTTGGTTAGGGTCAGCTTCGTTGTCCATTCCTTTACTAACATGCCGAGGAGAACGAAATAATATACCATCAGCAGCCAGTTCATGAATGGAGTATATCCAAATTCCTCTTGTTTCCTTTTTCAGAATTGGATTAGAATTGGTTCTAAAGAAGATTCAACCGAGTCTTAAGTCCCAAGTATACAAGGAGTATGAGCAGAATGAGTTTCTTAAAGGGTTTTGGTAACTTCGAAGGGGAAGTAACAGGTAAAGATACCCATCAGGTTACTCCTCATTATGTTGAAGGATATTATCGTGCTGATGGAACGTATGTAGAAGGTTACTACAGGGACGGCGATTGGGATACCAGCATAGACAATCCAAATGGCGGATATGACCAGCATAACCTTGATTATAAAGCTAAAGCCTAAATCAGCCGTTCTCCTTATTGCCTGTAATTAGAGGTACTATTAGGTCGCATTGCACTACATACATAAATTAAGATTAATTTAGAAAGCACAGCATGGGCTGCCGTTAAGGTAGCCATGCTGTGCTTATTTTAGATCACCTTGAATTAATGTGGTTTTTCAATATTCACGATATGCTTAACAGCTGAAGTATCTCTCTCTATCAAAAAACCGCAGCCCCCTTCATCGGGAACTGCGGTTATCAGCTGTATGTATGGCGGAGAGAGTGGGATTCGAACCCACGTGGGCTTGCACCCTAACGGTTTTCAAGACCGCCCCGTTATGACCGCTTCGGTATCTCTCCAAATAAAATCATCATCGACGTTAAAGAATAACGTAACGAATTAGATTTTATCATATTTTTAAGGCAACAGCAAGTTATTTCTTCTTTGTAATATGGGTAATGCCGCCCATGTAAGGACGTAGCACTTCAGGAATTTCCACGCTGCCGTCTTCCTGCTGGTAGTTCTCCAGGATCGCAGCAACCGTACGTCCAACGGCAAGACCTGAACCGTTCAGCGTATGCACGAATTCCGGCTTCGCTTTTGGCTCCGGACGGAAACGGATGCTCGCACGGCGGGCCTGGAAATCCTCCACGTTGGAGCAGGAAGAAATTTCGCGGTACATGCCGCTTTCAGGCAGCCATACTTCCAAGTCATACGTCTTGGCCGCGGTAAAGCCCATATCAGCTGTACACAAGCTCAGCACGCGGTAAGGCAGGTTGAGCAGCTGCAGCACACGCTCGGCGTTGCCTGTCATCTTCTCAAGCTCTTCGTAAGAACTGTCAGGATGAACGATCTTGATCAGTTCCACTTTGTTGAACTGGTGCTGGCGGATCAAACCGCGTGTATCACGGCCGGCCGCACCCGCCTCGGAACGGAAGCAGGAGCTGTAAGCTACATAGTAGCGCGGCAAATCAGCACCGTCCAGAATTTCGTCGCGATGATAATTCGTCACCGGAACTTCAGCAGTTGGGATCAGGTAATAATCGCTGTCCTTCAATTTGAACAAATCCTCTTCAAACTTCGGCAGCTGGCCTGTTCCGTACAGGCTGTCGCGGTTGACGATGTACGGCGGCAGAATCTCTTCATAACCGTGCTCATTGCTGTGCAGGTCCATCATAAAGCTGATCAGCGCGCGCTCCAGACGTGCACCAAGCCCTTTATAGAACGTGAAGCGGGAACCGGTGACCTTCGCGCCGGCTTCAAAATCCAGAATGCCAAGATCAACAGCCACATCCCAATGCGCTTTAGGGGTAAAAGAGAACTCGCGCGGCTCGCTCCAGCGGCGGATCTCGACATTATCCTCCTCCGAAGCGCCGACAGGCACACTGTCGCTAGGAATGTTTGGAATGCTCATCGTTAGCTGCTGAATCTGCTCTTCAAGCACACGAACTTCCTCGTCCAGCTCTTTAATCCGGTCGCCAACCTGGCGCATTTCGGCAATCATATCGTCCGCGTTCTCTTTGGCTTTCTTCAGCTTCGCTACTTCAGCGGAAACCACGTTGCGGCGGTTCTTCAGCTGTTCGCTTTCCTGCAGCAGCTCCCGGCGTTTCTCGTCCAGCTTGGGGAAATCAGCGATCAAGTCCAGCGATTTGCCTCTTGCTTTAAGCGCGGCTTCTACGCGGGCGTAATCATTACGCAAAATTTTGACATCCAACATGGGTTACCCTCCTAAATCAGAACGCCTGTATAAAGACTATAATCCTAAAATTCAAGGCAAAAGGAGCGGAATTGCCCCCGCCCCTCTATTCTTCACCTTTCGGGCAAATTCTTAACCTTTTCAGGCACAAATTTACCCGCCGTTTATCATATCGAGAAAATATTTATGCAGCGAATAATCATCGGTCAGCTCCGGATGAAAAGAGCACACAAGCAGCTTGCCTTGTCTCGCTGTAACAATTTCATCCTTATACGTAGCCAGTACCTCGACTCCGGCTTCCGTCTTTGTAATCAAAGGCGCACGGATAAACACGGAACGTACAGGATTATCAATCCCTTTTACATCCAGATCCGTTTCAAAGCTCTCCTTCTGACGGCCGAACGC
Encoded proteins:
- the tadA gene encoding tRNA adenosine(34) deaminase TadA, translating into MTETEETPFRPEEYSDEYWMRFAIEEAEKAEAIGEVPIGAIVVKNNEIIGRGHNLRETTHDSTAHAEMIAIRQASEKLGAWRLLDCRLYVTLEPCPMCAGAMVQCRLPVVIYGTTDPKAGCAGTLMNLLQESRFNHRTEVIANVLQEECSSLLSNFFRRLRRK
- a CDS encoding YitT family protein, translated to MFHLANGEHGLQQFPLPPKQHNRRSLANILGRCLSIIIGGVIYAVALELFLVPNRITDGGITGIAVIAAHLSGWSLGLFLFLLNLPFLLIGYRQIGKTFALSTLLGISVMSVVTVLLHHVDGVVQDTLLAFVFGGILLGLGSGIAIRFGGSLDGTEIIAILLAKKLPFSVGEIIMFFNLFILGSTGFVFNWNSALFSILAYYIASKAIDITVDGLNESKSVWIISDRIQDIGDAILSRLGRGVTYLSGEGGFSGDPKRVIFCVITRLEEAKLKEIVNHFDENAFLAVGNIHDVKGGRFKKRDIH
- a CDS encoding discoidin domain-containing protein, with product MNKFFAAKSRTRVLWAHALTALLLLIGSVPSLSALTAQAADRDAYLLSLNRPVYASSSLGGNTPDLAVDGNTNSRWESEWQKDPQWIYVDLGASATLSKVTINWENAYSSAYTIQTSDDELHWSDISPVIHGKAGEVSTDVSGTGRYVRLYSTERAQQAYGVSIFEFSVYGTGGVGGPPKPAAPNLALNKNVVASSLEIDEPSRSAEDKAKMEERNYLAKNVTDGDPNTRWSSIYKDNEWIYVDLGQESEIGSVAFNWENAFGRAYDIQVSDDAEHWTTIYRQLNGNGGKENIPVYAKTRYVKMAGIARGTTNGFSLFEFEVHAYRDGDPKPTYDIPDIPTASAVQVGAGSYEINDITQLEPKNPTYRTSNIDTPIPSNDWWQSILISNLGDGNSLVTLPLKNWYTKQGLAILNPGAGFAHGDSIDADGDPDLYLSSNNINPANIETKISGYGDYSASVILSDDDTAKMSTTFVKGSPFIYNTYENPDAVIVQSPVITRLFDDNNNPVLVNDGDVYTADHIGLEVTNKDKAPTPQTFVRDYGIFAPEGTTFMKLGNTIKIKLGSGENYLSLAALPSASELGEFYQHAYAFVTDTRVDYNFDEQASLVTTNFTTSTEVKRPGFSADTIMTLLPHQWKISNTPLTDLSYPSIRGTLKVRMGNTFTTSDRFNGIVPQFVEPNDSTYSRAQLVAYLDQLDADLANGFMVEDPYWQGKKLHPLALAVLISDQLGDTERRDQYLKDLKTILTDWYTYSPEEKLHSYYFHYSEYWGSLMSYATGFGINTGLTDHHFTYGYYIFASAVLATYDKEFLHDYGGMVETLIRDYANPNRNDSQFPWFRNFDPYEGHSWAGGYADNHSGNNQEAAGEALFSWVGEYMWGMVTDNDMYRDAGIWGFTTEEKAVEQYWFNYDGDNWVEGYNHATAGQVYGSATAFATYFSGEPENVYGIHWLPPAEWMTYYGRQPEKAAALYQGLVKDMNGKPLGGWSHIIWPFESISDPDAVLSKWDTTNMQQNETYNAYWFVHSMESLGERSPDIWADDPAVTVYNKDGVYTAQIWNPSESAKTIHFFNKDGALGSATVYANALVSVNPLKNTVLDGPDPSKGIKYLDRSDWTITASKTGEPVEHLTDNDLSTRWSSGKTQETGDWLQIDLGSEQSFDTLFMNSGGNWNDYAHGYEVYVSKDGQDWGEPAASGNGSSPSIAVSFPALQTAQFIKIILTEPNDSWWSISEIKLAQFGASSAEAPTGNDDSALDDRSGWTVTASSTQGGDITANMLDGDGNTLWTNGRTQANGQWVQVDLGSAQSFDTVTLNPGNSANDYPRGYKLFVSEDGENWGPAVTGGNGEPGTMSITFPVQHARFIRILQTGEADKWWSVAELNVHNYGNGKQKPLEPNGWTAEASSTAGGESAQAMLDGNPDTRWSSGSEQQNGDFVVLDLGTEETFDQIAMDSGHSHDDYARGYEIYVSHDGENWGSPVASGDGKGPQVTAAFPLQTARYLKIVQTGSDSHWWSISELKLFTADLTPYLPDDEGEPDSEPMALDRTDWTVTSSTYDDGASLKSLIDGDLGSRWTTGTGQTPDQWIQIDLGSLKSFKKLTMDSAGSSNDYARGYQILVSEDGEQWAPLAQQAGSSAYIEETFPVQTARYVKIVQTEDEPAWWWSISELNLYN
- a CDS encoding small acid-soluble spore protein P, which translates into the protein MSKPKSMPVPGVQPKQERHKGNGGPEPLSGSKKVKTRNHVSHNNPEG
- the serS gene encoding serine--tRNA ligase; protein product: MLDVKILRNDYARVEAALKARGKSLDLIADFPKLDEKRRELLQESEQLKNRRNVVSAEVAKLKKAKENADDMIAEMRQVGDRIKELDEEVRVLEEQIQQLTMSIPNIPSDSVPVGASEEDNVEIRRWSEPREFSFTPKAHWDVAVDLGILDFEAGAKVTGSRFTFYKGLGARLERALISFMMDLHSNEHGYEEILPPYIVNRDSLYGTGQLPKFEEDLFKLKDSDYYLIPTAEVPVTNYHRDEILDGADLPRYYVAYSSCFRSEAGAAGRDTRGLIRQHQFNKVELIKIVHPDSSYEELEKMTGNAERVLQLLNLPYRVLSLCTADMGFTAAKTYDLEVWLPESGMYREISSCSNVEDFQARRASIRFRPEPKAKPEFVHTLNGSGLAVGRTVAAILENYQQEDGSVEIPEVLRPYMGGITHITKKK